One window of Nicotiana tomentosiformis chromosome 11, ASM39032v3, whole genome shotgun sequence genomic DNA carries:
- the LOC138901704 gene encoding uncharacterized protein codes for MEKNTDSDTQLASHNISIRSLEVQLRQICQALNTRPKGSLPSDTVVNPKGGNTWHVMAVTTRSGRGGVSSTSNQRRHMGDDVLVQDDDDPSHDVQANEEARIYIDETMEETQEEVNPSREHLTDMLETVVPKAKVPMPRPPPPYRQRLAKENNENKFIDVMKSLSINVSLVEALEQMSGYAKFMKDLATKKRSMNCEMIKMTHQVSSMGNSMALKLEDPGAFTIPCTIGSANFAKALCDLGASINLMPNSMFKMFMIGKPIPTSMRLQMAERTMKRLLGIIDDVLVRVDKLILSADFVILDCEVDYKVSGDLSLLQGRP; via the coding sequence ATGGAGAAAAATACCGACTCCGATacccaattagcctcccacaacattTCTATCCGCAGCTTGGAGGTTCAACTTCGCCAAATTTGTCAAGCTTTAAATACTCGCCCAAAGGGGtcactacctagtgatacggtggtgaacccaaaaggTGGAAATACGTGGCATGTAATGGCCGTAACAACAAGAAGTGGGAGAGGTGGAGTTtctagtacctcaaaccaaagaagacatATGGGTGATGATGTATTGGTACAAGATGATGATGATCCAAGCCAtgatgttcaagctaatgaagaagcgaGGATTTATATTGATGAAACTatggaggagacgcaagaagaagtgaacccgtctagggaacacttGACTGACATGCTGGAaacggtagtgccaaaggctaaggtaccaatgccaaggcctcctcctccataccgtCAAAGACTTGCAAAGGAAAATAATGAGAATAAATTCATTGAtgtgatgaaaagtttgtcaatAAATGTCTcgttggttgaagccttagaacaaatgtcgggatatgccaagttcatgaaggatttggcaacaaagaagagatcaatgaactgtgaaatgattaaaatgacacatcaagtgagttctATGGGGAACTCCATGGCTCTAAAGTTGGAAgaccccggtgctttcacaatcccgtgcactattgggagtgccaATTTCGCCAaagctctgtgtgatttgggggcaagcattaacttgatgcccaACTCTATGTTCAAAATGTTCATGATTGGGAAACCAATACCCacatccatgaggttgcaaatggcggaaCGGACAATGAAAAGGCTATTGGgaataattgatgatgtgttagttagAGTCGACAAGCTCATCCTTtccgcagattttgtgatacttgactgtgaggttgactacaAGGTGtcgggagacctttccttgctacagggaaggccttag